The following coding sequences are from one Mycobacterium bourgelatii window:
- a CDS encoding alpha/beta hydrolase, translating into MPLGRYEQHFAAAGIVTFAFDYRNLGASDGTPRQRLSLARHRQDIVSALDFVRGLPDIDAGRVGLWGTSLGAMHVLLVASRHRLGAGGASVCAGSADRRRRRRVAGAPTTPGRNRCPTAA; encoded by the coding sequence ATGCCGTTGGGCCGCTACGAGCAGCACTTCGCCGCCGCCGGCATCGTCACTTTCGCCTTCGACTACCGCAATCTCGGTGCTTCCGACGGCACGCCACGACAACGGCTCAGTCTCGCCAGACATCGCCAGGACATCGTTTCGGCGCTTGACTTCGTGCGCGGACTGCCCGACATCGACGCCGGTCGCGTCGGGTTGTGGGGCACCAGCCTCGGCGCCATGCACGTGCTGCTCGTGGCCTCGCGACACCGCCTCGGTGCTGGCGGGGCGTCCGTTTGCGCTGGATCAGCTGACCGGCGACGGCGTCGCCGAGTTGCGGGCGCGCCTACGACTCCAGGCCGGAACCGGTGTCCCACCGCGGCGTGA
- a CDS encoding 16S rRNA (uracil(1498)-N(3))-methyltransferase, with protein sequence MVATLFYVDALPETGALASVEGDEGFHAATVRRIRVGEELVLGDGVGGLARCVVEQTGRDGLRARVCERWSVSPAQPKVTVVQALPKSERSELAIELATEAGADAFVAWQSSRCVANWEGARVDKGLRRWRAVARAAARQSRRAHIPPVDGVLSTAALTERVRETVAAGGMVLALHESATARIADVAASQPNSLTLLVGPEGGIAPDELTGLTAAGAVAVRLGPTVLRTSTAAAVALGALGVLTPRWDTGSGLES encoded by the coding sequence ATGGTGGCGACGCTGTTCTACGTCGACGCACTGCCCGAAACCGGCGCCCTAGCCTCCGTCGAGGGCGATGAAGGGTTTCATGCCGCCACGGTCCGGCGGATCCGGGTAGGCGAAGAGTTGGTCCTTGGCGACGGCGTCGGCGGTCTGGCTCGATGCGTGGTCGAACAGACGGGGCGTGACGGTCTGCGGGCCCGGGTGTGCGAGCGCTGGAGTGTTTCGCCGGCGCAGCCGAAGGTGACGGTGGTGCAGGCGTTGCCGAAATCCGAACGCTCTGAGCTCGCAATCGAATTGGCCACCGAGGCCGGCGCGGACGCCTTCGTGGCGTGGCAATCGTCCCGCTGCGTGGCCAACTGGGAGGGCGCCCGGGTGGACAAGGGCCTGCGTAGGTGGCGAGCCGTCGCTCGGGCGGCGGCCCGGCAATCCCGCCGCGCGCACATTCCCCCGGTCGACGGCGTGCTGTCCACCGCGGCTCTGACCGAGCGGGTCCGGGAGACGGTGGCCGCGGGTGGGATGGTGCTGGCCTTGCATGAGTCGGCGACCGCACGCATCGCGGATGTCGCGGCGAGTCAACCGAACTCGCTGACGTTATTGGTTGGCCCCGAGGGCGGAATCGCACCGGATGAACTCACCGGTTTGACTGCGGCCGGTGCCGTGGCGGTCCGCTTGGGGCCCACCGTGTTACGCACGTCGACCGCGGCTGCGGTGGCGTTGGGAGCGTTAGGAGTCCTCACGCCGCGGTGGGACACCGGTTCCGGCCTGGAGTCGTAG
- the dnaJ gene encoding molecular chaperone DnaJ encodes MARDYYGLLGVGRGASDAEIKRAYRKLARELHPDVNPDEAAQARFKEISAAYEVLSDPEKRRIVDMGGDPLASGAASAGGFGGFGGLGDVFEAFFGGGFSAGATSRGPIGRVRPGSDSLLRMRLDLEECATGVTKQVTVDTAVLCNQCQGKGTHGDSAPVPCDTCAGRGEVQTVQRSLLGQMVTTRPCPTCRGVGVVIPDPCHQCMGDGRVRARRDISVKIPAGVGEGMRVRLAAQGEVGPGGGPAGDLYVEVHEQAHDIFVRQGDDLHCTVSVPMVDAALGTTITVDAIIDGPTEIVIPPGTQPGATITLRGHGMPQLRSAVRGDLHIHVEVVVPTRLDHRDAELLREFKNKRSRDVAEVRSTHGGGGGLFSRLRETFTGR; translated from the coding sequence GTGGCACGCGATTACTACGGGCTGCTCGGTGTTGGCAGGGGTGCCAGCGACGCGGAAATCAAACGCGCCTATCGAAAACTGGCGCGGGAATTGCACCCCGATGTCAACCCCGACGAGGCCGCGCAGGCGAGGTTCAAGGAGATCAGCGCCGCCTACGAAGTACTGAGCGACCCGGAGAAGCGGCGCATTGTCGATATGGGCGGGGATCCGCTCGCATCAGGCGCCGCGTCCGCGGGTGGCTTCGGCGGGTTCGGCGGTTTGGGTGACGTCTTCGAAGCGTTCTTCGGCGGAGGCTTCAGCGCGGGCGCGACATCGCGCGGTCCGATCGGGCGGGTCCGTCCCGGCTCGGACTCACTGCTGCGCATGCGACTGGATCTCGAGGAGTGCGCAACCGGCGTCACCAAGCAGGTCACCGTCGACACCGCGGTGCTGTGCAACCAATGCCAGGGCAAGGGCACCCACGGCGATTCCGCGCCCGTACCGTGCGACACCTGCGCGGGTCGCGGCGAGGTGCAGACCGTTCAGCGTTCGCTGCTGGGCCAGATGGTGACCACCCGGCCGTGTCCCACCTGCCGCGGCGTCGGCGTCGTCATTCCCGACCCGTGCCACCAGTGCATGGGCGACGGGCGTGTCCGAGCCCGCCGGGACATCAGCGTCAAGATCCCCGCCGGCGTCGGCGAGGGGATGCGGGTACGGCTCGCCGCGCAGGGTGAGGTCGGCCCCGGGGGCGGACCGGCCGGTGACTTGTACGTCGAGGTTCACGAGCAAGCCCACGACATCTTCGTTCGCCAAGGCGATGACCTGCACTGCACCGTCTCGGTTCCGATGGTCGACGCGGCACTCGGCACGACGATCACCGTGGACGCCATCATCGACGGCCCCACCGAGATCGTCATCCCGCCCGGCACGCAACCGGGTGCCACGATCACTCTGCGCGGGCACGGCATGCCGCAGCTGCGCTCGGCCGTCCGCGGCGACCTGCACATCCACGTCGAGGTGGTCGTCCCGACCCGGCTGGACCACCGCGACGCCGAGCTGCTGCGCGAGTTCAAGAACAAGCGCAGTCGTGATGTGGCCGAGGTGCGCTCGACGCACGGCGGCGGTGGTGGGCTCTTCAGCCGACTGCGCGAGACCTTCACCGGACGCTGA
- the hrcA gene encoding heat-inducible transcriptional repressor HrcA, whose product MGSAEERRFQVLRAIVADFVSTKEPIGSKSLVERHNLGVSSATVRNDMAVLEAEGYITQPHTSSGRVPTEKGYREFVDRLDDVKPLSTAERRAIQQFLESGVDLDDVLRRAVRLLAQLTRQVAVVQYPTLSTSTVRHLEVIALTPARLLMVVITDTGRVDQRIVELGDVIDDHQLSQLREMLGQALVGKKLSAASVAVADLAAHLRAGDGLGDAVGRSATVLLESLVEHTEERLLLGGTANLTRNAADFGGSLRSVLEALEEQVVVLRLLAAQQEAGKVTVRIGHETEAEQMAGTSVVTTAYGSNDTVYGGMGVLGPTRMDYPGTMASVAAVAMYIGEVLGAR is encoded by the coding sequence ATGGGAAGCGCCGAAGAGCGACGTTTCCAGGTGCTGCGTGCCATCGTCGCCGACTTCGTCTCCACCAAAGAGCCGATCGGCTCGAAATCACTGGTAGAACGGCATAACTTGGGCGTCTCGTCAGCAACCGTCCGTAACGACATGGCGGTGCTGGAGGCCGAGGGGTACATCACCCAGCCGCACACCAGTTCCGGGCGAGTGCCCACGGAAAAGGGCTACCGAGAGTTTGTCGATCGCCTTGACGACGTCAAGCCTCTGTCCACGGCCGAGCGGCGGGCGATCCAACAATTCTTGGAATCCGGCGTCGACCTCGACGACGTGTTGCGCCGTGCCGTGCGGCTGCTGGCGCAACTGACCCGTCAGGTTGCCGTGGTGCAGTACCCGACGCTGTCCACGTCGACCGTCCGCCATCTGGAAGTGATCGCGCTGACGCCGGCCCGGCTGTTGATGGTGGTCATCACCGACACCGGCCGGGTTGATCAGCGCATCGTCGAACTCGGCGACGTCATCGACGACCACCAGCTCTCCCAACTGCGCGAAATGCTGGGCCAGGCGCTGGTAGGCAAGAAGCTCTCGGCGGCCTCGGTCGCCGTGGCAGATCTCGCGGCCCACCTGCGGGCCGGCGATGGTCTGGGCGACGCGGTCGGCCGCTCGGCCACCGTGTTGCTGGAGTCATTGGTGGAGCACACCGAGGAACGCTTGCTGCTGGGCGGCACCGCCAATCTGACCCGCAATGCCGCGGACTTCGGCGGATCGCTGCGCTCAGTCCTCGAAGCCCTCGAGGAACAGGTCGTGGTGCTGCGTTTGTTGGCGGCCCAGCAGGAAGCCGGCAAGGTCACGGTGCGCATCGGGCACGAAACCGAGGCCGAGCAGATGGCCGGCACCTCAGTGGTCACGACCGCATACGGCTCGAACGACACCGTCTACGGAGGCATGGGTGTGCTGGGGCCCACCCGCATGGACTACCCGGGAACTATGGCTAGTGTGGCCGCGGTTGCCATGTATATCGGCGAAGTGCTGGGTGCTCGATGA
- a CDS encoding type II toxin-antitoxin system VapB family antitoxin has protein sequence MIFKGVREGKPYPEHGLTYRDWAQIPPQQIRLDELVTTTTVLALDRLLSEDSTFYGDLFPHAVKWHGVTYLEDGLHRAVRAALRNRTVLHARVFDMDVPPGGAK, from the coding sequence ATGATTTTCAAGGGCGTGCGCGAGGGCAAGCCTTACCCCGAGCACGGGTTGACGTATCGGGATTGGGCGCAAATTCCGCCCCAACAAATACGACTGGACGAATTGGTCACAACGACGACGGTCCTGGCGCTGGACCGGCTGCTGTCGGAGGATTCGACCTTCTACGGCGACCTCTTCCCACACGCGGTGAAATGGCACGGGGTCACCTACCTCGAAGACGGTCTGCATCGAGCGGTGCGCGCCGCGCTGCGTAATCGAACCGTGCTGCACGCGCGGGTGTTCGACATGGATGTGCCGCCTGGCGGGGCGAAATAG
- a CDS encoding carboxymuconolactone decarboxylase family protein: MSRLPGVSDRDAGLAAKIAFFFTRRKLAKMAGLQTVGHAEMLEPLRMYAHIPKVLNAYGRLEQAEASLDMLSPRHRVLAELKSATTVNCEYCIDLGSQIARGMGLTDEELLAMADFENASRFSEVDKLILRYATAISRTPVEVSDDLFDALRAHFDTAQLVALTHIITLGNLRARFNIALGIGAAGFSDGRVCALPSPRPAQAP; the protein is encoded by the coding sequence ATGTCCCGATTACCGGGAGTATCGGACCGCGACGCCGGTTTGGCCGCCAAGATCGCCTTTTTCTTCACCCGGCGCAAGCTGGCGAAAATGGCCGGATTGCAGACCGTGGGCCACGCCGAGATGCTCGAGCCGCTGCGCATGTACGCCCATATCCCCAAGGTGCTCAATGCGTACGGACGCCTGGAACAGGCGGAGGCGAGCCTCGACATGCTCAGTCCGCGCCATCGCGTTCTGGCGGAGCTGAAATCGGCGACGACGGTCAACTGCGAATACTGCATCGATCTCGGTTCCCAGATCGCACGCGGAATGGGGCTGACCGACGAGGAGCTGCTGGCGATGGCCGACTTCGAGAACGCCTCGCGCTTCTCCGAAGTCGACAAGCTGATCCTGCGTTATGCGACCGCGATCAGCCGCACCCCGGTCGAGGTCAGCGATGACTTGTTCGACGCGTTGCGTGCGCATTTCGATACGGCTCAGCTGGTGGCACTGACACACATCATCACGCTGGGCAACCTTCGAGCCCGGTTCAACATTGCGCTGGGCATCGGAGCGGCGGGCTTCTCCGACGGTAGAGTCTGCGCGCTGCCCTCGCCGAGGCCGGCCCAGGCGCCATGA
- a CDS encoding sigma-70 family RNA polymerase sigma factor, which yields MTADRDLTARFEAARPQLGAVAYRMLGSIDDAEDAVQEAWLRLRGSATDDIANLDAWLTTVVARICLNTLRTRRARGGEELVEQLPDPIIDAAEDSDPEHRAMLADAVGMALFVVLDTLPPAERLAFVLHDAFAVPFDQIAPIVDRSPDATRKLASRARRRIEEANPVPDGDLAAQRAVVDAFFAAGRSGDFDRLVSVLHPDAVLRGDFGPGAGYRTKGASSVAELAQSYAGPEREVRVATVNGAAGAVIFVSGRPSAVMGFLVRDGRITSIDVLADPARIAKLDLGAVGPGD from the coding sequence ATGACGGCGGACCGGGACCTCACCGCACGTTTCGAAGCGGCCAGGCCGCAACTAGGAGCCGTGGCCTACCGGATGCTGGGTTCGATCGACGACGCCGAGGATGCCGTTCAGGAAGCCTGGTTGCGGCTGCGCGGCAGCGCGACCGACGACATCGCCAATCTCGACGCGTGGCTGACCACCGTGGTGGCGCGAATCTGCTTGAACACGCTGCGCACCCGCCGTGCCCGCGGTGGGGAGGAGCTGGTGGAGCAGCTCCCCGATCCGATCATCGACGCGGCCGAAGACTCCGACCCGGAACATCGGGCGATGCTGGCGGATGCGGTCGGCATGGCCTTGTTCGTGGTGCTGGACACATTGCCGCCCGCAGAGCGGTTGGCATTCGTGTTGCACGACGCCTTTGCCGTCCCGTTCGACCAGATCGCACCAATCGTGGACAGGTCGCCCGACGCAACCCGCAAGCTGGCCAGCCGCGCCCGGCGGCGCATCGAGGAAGCTAATCCCGTCCCGGACGGCGACCTGGCCGCCCAGCGCGCGGTCGTCGACGCCTTCTTCGCGGCGGGCCGCAGCGGCGACTTCGACCGACTGGTGTCCGTGTTGCATCCGGACGCCGTGCTCCGCGGCGACTTCGGACCTGGCGCCGGATACCGCACCAAGGGCGCGTCCTCGGTGGCGGAGCTGGCCCAGAGTTACGCGGGACCGGAGCGCGAGGTGCGCGTCGCCACCGTCAACGGCGCCGCCGGGGCGGTCATCTTCGTCTCCGGCCGGCCGTCCGCGGTCATGGGATTCTTGGTGCGGGACGGCAGGATCACCTCGATCGACGTCCTGGCCGACCCGGCGCGCATCGCCAAACTCGACCTGGGCGCGGTGGGCCCTGGAGATTGA
- a CDS encoding SagB family peptide dehydrogenase, producing MPRLTHPDQTPDQTPNQTRYAFRPGVTCLTTRAGAVLLNPPHSDKLTGLSAGQLRALKALNVGPGTLADLAEPGEAGPVAALVERLAGGGWLSVTVRDGGTDFYSILPIKLAPSRPASPTSAVLSKFAVLHRDSTGFVLEHPLSWCDVRVHDPRLLVLLDGSGPVPSDLPAQIAAQFVEDLAWCGMLTPAGDEDARFDALSWSAPDLWFHRRSTLGERNVTWEHFGPTKWAKDRFPQPPARRPDYPGAPIALPVPDLDAKRAEDPTFTAVLEDRVSTRAFDDARPITVAQLAELLYRTARTRGTQRVGEGEELLSRPYPSGGGLYELEIYPVVRNVTGLAAGMYHYDSFDHALRPVAAADSKPVAQLLKPTSATLTGGAEPQVLLVMSARFGRMMWTYEQIAYSAILKNVGVLMQTIYLAATAMGLGACAQGFSDTAAFVAATGVDERQECSVGSIIVGSVEAQ from the coding sequence GTGCCCCGCCTCACTCACCCCGACCAGACCCCCGACCAGACCCCCAACCAGACCCGGTATGCGTTCCGTCCCGGCGTCACCTGCCTGACCACGCGTGCGGGCGCCGTTTTGCTGAACCCGCCGCACAGCGACAAACTGACCGGACTGTCCGCCGGCCAGCTGCGGGCGCTGAAGGCTCTCAATGTGGGGCCGGGAACACTTGCGGATCTCGCGGAACCAGGCGAAGCGGGTCCAGTGGCCGCTCTGGTCGAGCGCCTCGCCGGCGGCGGCTGGTTGAGTGTCACGGTGCGCGACGGCGGAACGGACTTCTACTCCATCCTGCCGATCAAACTGGCCCCGTCCCGCCCGGCATCGCCGACCTCCGCGGTGCTGTCCAAATTCGCTGTACTGCATCGGGATTCCACCGGGTTTGTGCTGGAACATCCGCTGTCCTGGTGTGACGTGCGGGTGCACGACCCACGTCTGCTGGTCCTGCTCGACGGATCCGGCCCGGTGCCATCGGACCTGCCGGCGCAGATCGCGGCGCAGTTCGTGGAGGACCTGGCCTGGTGCGGCATGCTGACCCCCGCCGGTGACGAGGACGCCCGATTTGACGCGCTGAGTTGGAGCGCGCCGGATCTGTGGTTTCACCGGCGCAGCACACTGGGTGAGCGCAATGTCACCTGGGAGCATTTCGGTCCGACGAAGTGGGCAAAAGATCGATTCCCGCAACCTCCCGCCCGACGGCCGGACTACCCGGGCGCTCCGATCGCGTTGCCCGTTCCGGACCTGGATGCCAAACGGGCCGAGGACCCGACGTTTACCGCCGTGCTCGAAGACCGCGTCTCCACCAGAGCATTTGACGACGCCCGCCCGATCACCGTCGCACAGCTTGCCGAATTGCTTTATCGCACTGCGCGAACGCGGGGCACGCAACGGGTTGGCGAGGGTGAAGAACTGCTGTCCCGGCCCTACCCTTCCGGCGGCGGACTGTATGAACTCGAGATCTACCCGGTGGTGCGGAACGTCACCGGACTGGCCGCGGGCATGTACCACTACGACTCGTTCGACCACGCGCTGCGACCGGTCGCCGCCGCGGACTCGAAACCCGTTGCCCAACTGTTGAAGCCAACGTCAGCGACTCTCACCGGAGGTGCCGAGCCGCAGGTGCTCCTGGTCATGTCCGCGCGGTTTGGTCGCATGATGTGGACCTACGAGCAGATCGCCTACTCCGCCATCCTGAAGAACGTCGGTGTCCTCATGCAGACCATCTACCTGGCCGCGACCGCGATGGGATTGGGCGCGTGCGCGCAGGGTTTCAGCGACACCGCGGCATTCGTCGCTGCCACCGGTGTCGACGAACGTCAGGAGTGCAGCGTCGGCAGCATCATCGTCGGATCTGTCGAGGCGCAATAG
- a CDS encoding non-ribosomal peptide synthetase has product MEPLQGVGDGQISKDQIRATVAAEIGCAAVDVADHDDLIQLGLNSIRMMALAGGWRKRGAAITFAELAASPTVESWYGLLSAGPEVAATEPTEATGETDLVAEEDPFPLATMQHAYWIGRSDEQQLGGVAAHIYVEFDCGAVDPVRLERAVADLVTMHPMLRTRFLPDGTQQTMPATGRPVFSVVDLRGQSPARAETALTELRERKTHQRLDIEQGQVIDVTLTLLDDECSRLHLDVDMLAGDAMSYRVLVSDLAELYQGKTLPTPGYTYRRYRTERHDDRGEHDRAQNWWRQRLPELPGAPELPTVSVGEGGAAHRTVRYDHWLTPEAKEKFVAAAHARGVTPAMALASIFADVVGAWSAQDRFLLNVPLFHRQPVHPDIDRVVGDFTSSIMLEVDVSENVSVTDRARAVQRSMYESGAHAAYSGLEVLRDLGRYRGEPVLAPVVFTSALDLGELFADNVIRTFGDPVWIISQGPQVLLDAQVTELRGGLLLNWDVRESVFPPGLIAVMFETFTETVARLSEGDAGWDAEAAVRLPSAQAEVRAAINATDGPVSGRCLHQGFFEHAASNPDAVAVVWGLGDETSAWTYRELADRSLAIAGALRDHGVGPGDAVAIQLPKGHDQIAAALGVLAAGATCVPIGFDQPAARRAKILESADIVAAITVDGSDIGAAGASLSIDAAQRYPKPLQTAVFPDTSEIAYVIFTSGSTGMPKGVDVPHSAAMNTIDAVNDWFDVNRSDRVLALSELEFDASVYDIFGMFSVGGSLVAVDVAEKAASTTWVELLRAHRVSILNCVPSMLDMILELGGDQLGDSLRAVTLGGDWVGADLARRLARQVPGCRFSGLGGATETAIHNTICEVVGEPPAHWATVPFGVPLRNVRCRVVSPSGRDCPDWVPGEFWVGGANVAAGYRNDPQRTALRFVEYQGIRWYKTGDMARYWPDGTIEFLGRADHQVQIRGYRVELGEVETALRTVPGVRHAVAAVVGDNAPKLVAAVAGDADDIAGITEAVAKLLPGYMVPTRIERFERFPLTSNGKLDRRAVAALLEQQSTEASDVQDEAPRNDLEEALAHIAAEVLGVDSVGVRRDFFALGGDSVLATTFIARVRDWLDVDHAVVADLFAGRTVAGFAERLNGREALRGTPDRLAVIARHYLEVAALTDEEVLAES; this is encoded by the coding sequence ATGGAGCCGCTGCAGGGTGTGGGCGACGGCCAGATCAGCAAGGACCAGATCAGGGCTACCGTTGCCGCCGAAATAGGGTGTGCGGCAGTGGATGTTGCCGACCACGACGACCTGATCCAGCTGGGGCTGAACTCCATCCGCATGATGGCGCTGGCCGGCGGTTGGCGTAAACGCGGGGCGGCCATCACGTTTGCCGAACTTGCGGCCAGCCCCACGGTGGAATCCTGGTACGGCTTACTCAGCGCCGGCCCAGAAGTGGCGGCAACCGAGCCAACCGAAGCGACCGGTGAGACCGACTTGGTAGCGGAAGAAGACCCGTTCCCGCTGGCCACCATGCAACACGCCTACTGGATCGGGCGGTCGGACGAACAGCAGCTCGGCGGCGTCGCGGCGCACATCTACGTCGAATTCGACTGTGGTGCCGTCGATCCGGTCCGGCTTGAGCGTGCAGTGGCCGACCTGGTGACGATGCATCCGATGCTTCGCACCCGATTCCTGCCCGATGGCACCCAGCAGACGATGCCCGCCACGGGGCGGCCGGTATTCAGCGTCGTCGACCTCCGCGGACAGAGCCCCGCCCGCGCCGAAACCGCACTGACCGAGTTGCGGGAACGAAAGACCCACCAACGCTTGGACATCGAGCAGGGGCAGGTCATCGACGTCACGCTGACACTTCTGGACGACGAGTGCAGCCGGCTGCACCTGGACGTCGACATGCTGGCAGGCGACGCGATGAGCTACCGGGTGCTGGTATCGGATCTGGCCGAGCTCTACCAGGGCAAGACGTTGCCCACGCCGGGCTACACCTATCGGCGCTATCGCACCGAGCGGCACGACGACCGCGGCGAGCACGACCGAGCCCAGAACTGGTGGCGGCAGCGGTTGCCCGAACTACCCGGGGCACCCGAATTGCCCACCGTTTCGGTGGGGGAAGGCGGCGCGGCGCATCGGACCGTCCGCTACGACCATTGGCTGACTCCCGAGGCCAAGGAGAAATTCGTGGCGGCTGCCCACGCGCGCGGGGTGACGCCGGCGATGGCGTTGGCGTCGATATTCGCCGACGTGGTCGGCGCGTGGTCGGCGCAGGACCGGTTTCTGCTGAACGTACCGCTGTTTCACCGGCAGCCGGTACATCCCGACATCGATCGGGTGGTCGGAGATTTCACGTCGTCGATCATGCTCGAGGTGGACGTCAGCGAGAACGTCTCGGTCACCGACCGGGCTCGAGCCGTCCAGCGCAGCATGTACGAAAGCGGCGCGCACGCGGCGTACTCCGGCCTCGAGGTGCTGCGGGATCTGGGCCGGTATCGCGGTGAGCCCGTGCTCGCGCCGGTGGTGTTCACCAGCGCGCTGGACCTCGGGGAATTGTTCGCCGACAACGTCATCCGGACGTTCGGTGACCCGGTGTGGATCATCTCGCAGGGGCCGCAGGTGTTGCTGGATGCTCAGGTGACCGAACTTCGCGGCGGCCTGCTGCTCAACTGGGATGTGCGGGAAAGCGTTTTCCCGCCGGGCCTGATCGCCGTCATGTTCGAAACCTTCACCGAGACGGTCGCACGCCTCTCCGAAGGCGACGCGGGCTGGGATGCCGAGGCGGCGGTGCGCCTACCGAGTGCTCAGGCGGAGGTGCGGGCGGCGATCAATGCCACCGACGGCCCAGTCAGCGGACGCTGCCTGCATCAAGGGTTCTTCGAGCACGCGGCGTCGAATCCGGATGCGGTGGCGGTCGTTTGGGGACTGGGCGACGAGACAAGCGCATGGACATACCGCGAACTGGCGGACCGCTCGCTCGCCATCGCGGGGGCGCTGCGCGACCACGGCGTCGGTCCGGGCGACGCCGTGGCCATCCAATTGCCCAAGGGCCACGACCAGATCGCGGCGGCGCTGGGCGTACTGGCCGCCGGGGCGACCTGTGTGCCGATCGGCTTTGACCAACCAGCTGCCCGGCGGGCCAAGATCCTTGAATCCGCTGACATCGTCGCCGCTATCACGGTGGACGGCTCGGACATTGGTGCCGCGGGTGCCTCCCTCTCGATCGACGCCGCCCAAAGATATCCGAAGCCGTTGCAGACAGCGGTCTTTCCGGATACCAGCGAGATCGCGTATGTGATTTTCACATCCGGTTCGACCGGCATGCCCAAGGGGGTCGACGTACCGCACAGCGCCGCCATGAACACCATCGACGCGGTGAACGACTGGTTCGACGTCAACAGATCCGATCGCGTCCTCGCGTTGTCGGAGCTGGAGTTCGATGCCTCGGTTTACGACATCTTCGGCATGTTCTCGGTGGGCGGATCACTGGTCGCGGTGGACGTCGCGGAGAAGGCGGCGAGCACCACGTGGGTGGAACTGCTGCGCGCTCACCGGGTTTCGATCCTCAACTGCGTGCCGAGCATGCTTGACATGATTTTGGAGCTCGGCGGCGATCAACTCGGTGATTCGCTGCGGGCCGTCACGCTAGGCGGTGACTGGGTGGGCGCCGACTTGGCGCGCAGGCTGGCCAGGCAGGTTCCGGGCTGCCGGTTCTCCGGTCTTGGCGGTGCGACCGAGACAGCCATCCACAACACCATCTGTGAGGTCGTCGGCGAGCCACCGGCACATTGGGCCACGGTGCCATTCGGTGTTCCGTTGCGCAATGTTCGGTGCCGGGTCGTCTCGCCCTCGGGTCGCGACTGCCCCGATTGGGTTCCCGGCGAGTTCTGGGTCGGCGGCGCGAACGTCGCTGCGGGATACCGCAATGACCCGCAACGCACCGCCTTGCGGTTCGTCGAGTACCAGGGAATTCGCTGGTACAAGACCGGCGACATGGCCAGGTACTGGCCTGACGGCACCATCGAATTCCTCGGCCGCGCCGACCATCAGGTACAGATCCGTGGCTACCGCGTCGAACTCGGCGAGGTGGAGACCGCCCTGCGCACCGTACCGGGCGTGCGCCATGCCGTGGCGGCCGTCGTCGGCGACAACGCGCCAAAACTGGTGGCGGCCGTCGCGGGTGACGCCGATGACATCGCGGGCATCACCGAGGCGGTGGCGAAACTCCTGCCCGGCTACATGGTTCCCACCCGCATCGAGCGCTTCGAACGGTTTCCGTTGACCTCGAACGGCAAGCTGGACCGCCGGGCCGTCGCCGCCCTGCTCGAGCAGCAGAGCACCGAAGCTTCCGACGTGCAGGACGAGGCGCCGCGCAACGACCTGGAAGAAGCGCTCGCTCACATCGCCGCCGAGGTGCTGGGTGTGGATTCGGTGGGCGTGCGTCGGGATTTCTTTGCACTCGGCGGAGACTCGGTGTTGGCCACCACATTCATTGCCCGGGTGAGGGATTGGCTCGACGTCGATCACGCGGTGGTCGCCGATCTGTTCGCCGGTCGCACGGTCGCCGGCTTCGCCGAGCGACTCAACGGCCGCGAGGCCCTCCGCGGCACCCCGGACAGGCTGGCGGTGATTGCGCGGCACTACCTCGAGGTGGCGGCGCTCACCGACGAGGAAGTTCTCGCGGAGAGTTAG